ATTGCAACAGCGGACGATGCCAATGATGCCAGCGCGTTTGTCTGGAAAGAGGTTCCCAACGGCGTCGTGTATGAACAAATCCCGTACCTGTGGCCGTTCAATGCACCGGATGCATGGAACCTGAATCTGGCGAAATTCAAAGCGCACGAGATGGGCCTGACCCTTACCGGCAAAAACCTGCAGGGTACGAATGCATCCCCCTTCCAGGGATACTGCCAGAAATGGGAGGCGATCGATTCGATGCAAAGGCTTGAAAAGGTTATCAATAAACCGGTTATCAATCCCAAGGTTCATGACATCGTCGACGTGAGCTTCAAACGGCATCAACGAACTATTCCCCGCTGGGACATTCCGGATTACCCGCAAAACGCTCCCGGATACATCAGTCTTTTGGGCGAGTACAATGTCCTCTGCATGGAATTGTGGGCGCACAGGACCATCGACAACCATGCGGCGTCCAACTTCGGGCTTCATGTCATCGAGGGCATTTACGGCCGTGACGGCGACTTCAACTGGGGTCCGAATCCCTTTGGCAACGAAAACATCAAACAACCCCTGGGCAGAGCCTGGGACTACATGACGAACATCGTCATATTCGGCAAAAACCCGTGGCTCGTCGATAGTATCGGCCATTGGCTCGGCGGTCATGAGCCGGGGAATTTCGGGTTGTTCCACATCGCGATGGAGCGCGGCAAGCTCACTATAATGAACCCGAGGAATATTCCGGTGTATGAATGGCAGGACGGTGGCGCGGTCCGCCGCCCGCTGACGAGCTTCACCCGTACGCCCCTGAAGACCTTTCACCTCCAGCGGTACCAACAGAATGAGCCGTTCTGGCATCTCTGCGACGAGCCGTTCGACTATAACAAGGTGAGCGAGAAGAAGCCCACCATTCCCGCCATGCCGACATCGCGAATACTCAACCAGCACTGTCCCGGCGCGAACAATCCGCAACTGGCCATCGAGTTTAGCGTTCCCGAAAGGGGAGGGGTGCTCGTGGAGATTCTCGACCAGAACGGCGGCAATATTGAAGTGATCTCGAACGCCATCTGTGAGCCAGGGTACCACATGGCGGCATGGAATACCGGCAAGTACGCATCAGGCAGTTATAAGTACCGCCTGCGGTTTAACGATTTCAACGAGGTAAGGGACCTCGTTCTGAAAAAAGGGTAAAGGGACAACGATTATTCCGAGTATTCTATTTGATAAGGTTAGTGATCGGATATAGATGCCGAAACGGTTTCATCGTTCCCGCGTAGCGGCAACAAGTTCGGCATGACACGTGTCATCCTGAACTCGTTTCAGGATCTAATTACGCAATCACACATGACCGGCGACTTCGAACGGGGACGCCGGTCATTTTTTTTCACTCAATGCCATCCCGCGCGTATTCGAGCAGATTCAGGAACAGTTTTTTTGTCACTGCTGCCTGCGGGATAGTCAGGGAGAGCTTCCCCATGAAATCCAGAGTGCTCAAGAAAATCTGCCCGTTCGCGTAAGGAATCCTCGTCAGTGCCGCAGTAATATTTTTGCTGCTCGGTGACGCACACCCGACAATAAGCTCTGCGCCAAGGTGATCCATGAAGATGCCGGTCATCGAGCGGGTGTGATAGAATTCCTGGTATTCCCAGTTCATCGCCTGGGATTTTGGCAGGCCCTGCATGAACCTGTTTTCGCCTACGAAGAACCGGCTGCCGCGCTGTGTGGAGATTCCGGAGAAGTTTATCGCGTTTCGTCCCAGAGTTTGCGCCCATGCTTCCGCCCCGCTGAACACGAATAAAGTGGCGCCATTCGTAACCATATTCATGATCTGGGTGTTCAGATTACGTCCTTCCGCATGGGGACCGAGGACGATATAGTCGTAATAATCCCCCGGCCCGGTCGCCTTGAACTCAGGCAGGGCGATGCCGCGTGTCTTTTTAAGGAAGGTATTTATGGCGCCCGATGAATCGATCACCGCCCACCGTCCATGCAGCCCCGGGCCGTTCATGTAATCGACGACGAAGATGTCGTCAAAGCCATCCGCCTTGACCTCGTCCCCCTTCAGTATACGAGCCTTGAGGTTGTAGTACCCGGGTTTAGAAAACACGGGCAGCTGGACGCCTTCGACGAGCAGTTGACCGAACCGGGCGCCGCCGATGATGTTCACCTCGTAATTCTTCGCGAAAATGACCACGCCTTCAGGGTCGTACAGTTTGGCTTCGAGTGTGTGCTTGCCTTTGAGGTCCTTCTCGTTCACAATAAACAGGTCGGCGATTGCCGTATCGCCGAGAGGATGAACCTTGCTGCGGATTTTCACCGCCACATAGAGAGGCTGGGTGTAGTGGGCGAAAATGGCCGGGTCCGCCACCGGGTTGCGGTACATATCGACCATATCGGTTCGGTCTGAGCCGGCAGCCCACGAGTTGATATTTATCCCGTCGATTTTATTCCCGGTACGGCAGTTTTCGATAAGGCGGCCGTGGTAGTAAAACACGTTTACACCCAGGGCCAGGGTCAGATCGTCGACGGTGGGGAAGAACTTCCTGAACCCGCTCCGGTCGAGGAAACGGTCATATTCGTTGTACCAGTCGATGTGCTCCTGCTCTCGCCAGCCGGTTGCGCCCGTTTTATCGAGCTCTTCCCTGATCTTCTGGAGGCGCGCCATGCTCGAGAAATCCCCTTCTTCCCCCAGATAAAGAATCTCATCCTTGTTCAACTGCGGAAGTGAGTCCGTGTTTGTCTCAACGAGCGTGCCGCGAAGATAGAACTGCGGATTTTTATAATACTGATCGAGGTATCCTGCAAAAGGCACCCAATGGTGCTGATTCCACCAGCCATAATATTTGAGCTCGGTTTCGCCAGGCCGCATATGCATTTTGAACGGGTCGGACGCATCGTTGAGAACGCTACGCTTCCTGGGATCGCAGTCGCTGTTGTAGGTGATGAGACGGACAGGATCGATTTCATGGATCATTTTCATGTTGTTTTTGTCATCGTCGCTTGGAGGAACCCTTGTCTCGCATTTCATCACATAGATGATGAGCGACGGCTGGGAACGGTCCCGCATGGCCATACGGCGTGCTTTCTCGCGGCGCCAGACCATGGCCTGTTCGTCGGGATCATCGTTGCACCGGTATCCGCCTATTTCCTCGTACGAGACCATGCCTATCTCGTCACATGCCTCGATAAGCTCCGGCCGGCCTATCGCCTGGTTCATCAGGCACATGTTAAAACCCATCTCCCGGAGGAGATTCATGTTCTTTTTAAGCATATCAGGTGTGGGAAACATGCCATTCTTCGGCCAGAAACCGCGGTTCATCGGAGACAGAATGAAGATTCGCCTGTCATTCATGAAAAACATCTCGTCCCCGTCGACCTTATTTATTGAAAACCAGCGGAACCCGAATCGCTGTTCTTCCGAATCGGCAATCTGTTTGTCAGCGCTGGTGAAAGTCGCTTTCGCCACATAAAGATGGGGGTCGCGATGATACCAGAGCTTCGCATTCGGAACACTTGCGGGCAAGGATACTACTGCGCCGCCTGCCGGAACGGTTGCCGGTACGGTTTTCTGCCATACCACAGAATACGGGTCCTGCCATTCGCGGATCTCTAAGTTTATCTGGCCGATTTGTTCACGGCCGGTTGAGTTGTTCAGCGTCACAAACGCTTCAACATCCGTAAATTTCGGTTTGTTTTGCATGTACAGATCATCGATGCTCACTGCATCGGCGGCTCTGAGGGTCACCTTGCCGGTGATGCCGCCGAATCCGTGGGTGGCGGGCACCCTGTTTTTCCCCCAGGGATACCAGTCATTATTGCTCCAGTCGAAATTTCCCACAGGATCGGTGATTCGGACATCGAGCCTGTTTTGACCACCGAAGTTCACTGCCCCGGTGATGTCGAGCGCAAAGGGGGAATTGCCGATCACATCATATCCCATCAGCTTCCGGTTCACGAAAACCTCGGCTCGGAGGACTACACTGTCAAATTTGAGTGTGATGATCTTGCCCGAGAGCGTCGGATCGAGGGTAAAGGTGGTGCTCCACCACGAGACCCCGCGGTAATCGCCTGCATTTCCGACAGGATTACCATTGTCTGCCCAGCGATACTCCTCGACAGTCCCGGGGACAGATGCTTTATCGCCTTTTAAAGAGAGTAAATCCCAGCCGCAGGTAGGCGGATTGACCGGAACTTTGCTCATGTCCACAGGGGGCATGAAAAGGCTGTCGTTCATCCAATCGGCCTTCTTGTCAAGCCAAAGCCGCCACTTGTCTCCGGAGAGATCCATGACCACACTTCCGGGAGTTCCGCTAGCCGCGCCGGTAAACAGCGTAAAGACGAGCAGGGAGAAAAGAACACTGCGATTCAGGTACGTACGAGCCATATACAATCCTTTCCTGTCTTATTCCACGGCAGAGGCGTGACGGCCCGCTCTGGGGTCGCCTGCGGCGTACATCATCCCGGTTTTAAGATCCAGGTAAATCATGACCGGGTTGGCGATAGACCCCTTATTGATATCGATAACATGTCCCCGGGCGGCCAGCTCTGTCCGCACCGATTCACCGATGCCCTCGTTCAGCGTAAGTCCCAATTTCATCGATGAGTGATACCCAAAGGTTTTTGTACGGTCGGGGTCCGGGTTGAACGAATCTTCATAAAGCCCCGTGTAGAACCGGGGAGTAGTGACCGCATCCTTTGGCATCATACCGAACTCGACGAAGTTGAGGAAGCAGTTGAGCGTTGTCTGTTCCTGAAAATCGCCGCCTGCGACACTTATGGCCAGGTACCCCCTGCCGTCCTTGAGCACTATCGTGGGCGTCAGGGTGATCCGGGGCCGTTTTCCGGGTTCGATACGGTTCGGGTGGCCGGGTGAGGTATTCAGGCTGCTCAGCCTGGTGCTGAACGAGAGACCCAATGAGTCAAAGAGAGTGTAGGGACCATTGGCGCTTGGGGTGGCGGCCACCATGTTGCCCCAGCGGTCGACTACAGTGCAGGTCGTTGTACCGCCTTTCCATGGGGTATAAACGCCGCCTTCCTTAAGGGATTTCATGTTGACAGGATCGCCCGGACGAACCACCTGGGAGGCTTTGGTCATATCGATCAGGGGGCGCCGGAGCGCGGTGTACCGATCGGAAAGCAGCGCCTTTAAGGGAACTTTCACAAAGCGCGGGTCGCCGTAGTACATGTCACGGTCGGCGAATCCCAGTTTCATAGCCTCGGTCAGCACATGGATGTAATCTGCGGACAGGCGCCCCATCTTTTGAAGATCAAAGCCCTCCAAAAGGCGAAGCGTCTGGCAGAGGGACGGTCCCTGAGTCCATGTATCACACTTGCAAACCGTATATCCACGGTATTTCACTGTGACCGGATCCTCTATACGGGTCTCGAAGGCGGCGAGATCCGCTTTACGAAGAAATCCTCCGCTTTCTATGAAAAAGGCCTCCATTTCATCGGCAATATCCCCTTTATAAAAACGATCCCTGGCGGCCTGCAATTTCTCGATCCGGGTGCCTGATTTGGATCGTTCTGTTTCAATGAGTTTTCTGATCGTCACCGCCAGCTTCGGATACCATTCTTTACCACCCCCGGCATCGAGTATCGCCAGGGCCGGTCTCGCTGCCTGTTCAAAGCTTATTGTTCCGTAAAGCTGCAATGCTTTAAAGAACAGGCTCACCGCCCCGGGAACGGGCGCCTGCTTAATGCCCCCCTTGCTGGGGATGCCATTCTGGTAATACCAGTCAATGGCTTTAGGGTCAAGCGGTGCGCACCCCTGTCCGCACAACACCTTCACTTCGCCTTTCCTGGCGTTATAGATTATAAACGGGACTTCACCGCCGATACAGAACGAGCCGTAATCCGTGATACTCAGGGCCAGAAGCGTAGCGACCGCGGCGTCCGCGGCATTGCCGCCCTGATTGAGTATTGATATACCCGCCGCCACCGCTTCGCCCCTTCCGGCTGCAACTGCGCCGCCCTTGCCGGATGAATTCCAGCCGATTTCCTGCGCTCCCGCCCAGTGAAATACTAACAATGTCAAAACAAACATGATAAAAAATTGCATTGAGCGCATAAAATACCT
This Candidatus Latescibacter sp. DNA region includes the following protein-coding sequences:
- a CDS encoding glycoside hydrolase family 2 TIM barrel-domain containing protein, which encodes MARTYLNRSVLFSLLVFTLFTGAASGTPGSVVMDLSGDKWRLWLDKKADWMNDSLFMPPVDMSKVPVNPPTCGWDLLSLKGDKASVPGTVEEYRWADNGNPVGNAGDYRGVSWWSTTFTLDPTLSGKIITLKFDSVVLRAEVFVNRKLMGYDVIGNSPFALDITGAVNFGGQNRLDVRITDPVGNFDWSNNDWYPWGKNRVPATHGFGGITGKVTLRAADAVSIDDLYMQNKPKFTDVEAFVTLNNSTGREQIGQINLEIREWQDPYSVVWQKTVPATVPAGGAVVSLPASVPNAKLWYHRDPHLYVAKATFTSADKQIADSEEQRFGFRWFSINKVDGDEMFFMNDRRIFILSPMNRGFWPKNGMFPTPDMLKKNMNLLREMGFNMCLMNQAIGRPELIEACDEIGMVSYEEIGGYRCNDDPDEQAMVWRREKARRMAMRDRSQPSLIIYVMKCETRVPPSDDDKNNMKMIHEIDPVRLITYNSDCDPRKRSVLNDASDPFKMHMRPGETELKYYGWWNQHHWVPFAGYLDQYYKNPQFYLRGTLVETNTDSLPQLNKDEILYLGEEGDFSSMARLQKIREELDKTGATGWREQEHIDWYNEYDRFLDRSGFRKFFPTVDDLTLALGVNVFYYHGRLIENCRTGNKIDGININSWAAGSDRTDMVDMYRNPVADPAIFAHYTQPLYVAVKIRSKVHPLGDTAIADLFIVNEKDLKGKHTLEAKLYDPEGVVIFAKNYEVNIIGGARFGQLLVEGVQLPVFSKPGYYNLKARILKGDEVKADGFDDIFVVDYMNGPGLHGRWAVIDSSGAINTFLKKTRGIALPEFKATGPGDYYDYIVLGPHAEGRNLNTQIMNMVTNGATLFVFSGAEAWAQTLGRNAINFSGISTQRGSRFFVGENRFMQGLPKSQAMNWEYQEFYHTRSMTGIFMDHLGAELIVGCASPSSKNITAALTRIPYANGQIFLSTLDFMGKLSLTIPQAAVTKKLFLNLLEYARDGIE
- a CDS encoding gamma-glutamyltransferase; its protein translation is MRSMQFFIMFVLTLLVFHWAGAQEIGWNSSGKGGAVAAGRGEAVAAGISILNQGGNAADAAVATLLALSITDYGSFCIGGEVPFIIYNARKGEVKVLCGQGCAPLDPKAIDWYYQNGIPSKGGIKQAPVPGAVSLFFKALQLYGTISFEQAARPALAILDAGGGKEWYPKLAVTIRKLIETERSKSGTRIEKLQAARDRFYKGDIADEMEAFFIESGGFLRKADLAAFETRIEDPVTVKYRGYTVCKCDTWTQGPSLCQTLRLLEGFDLQKMGRLSADYIHVLTEAMKLGFADRDMYYGDPRFVKVPLKALLSDRYTALRRPLIDMTKASQVVRPGDPVNMKSLKEGGVYTPWKGGTTTCTVVDRWGNMVAATPSANGPYTLFDSLGLSFSTRLSSLNTSPGHPNRIEPGKRPRITLTPTIVLKDGRGYLAISVAGGDFQEQTTLNCFLNFVEFGMMPKDAVTTPRFYTGLYEDSFNPDPDRTKTFGYHSSMKLGLTLNEGIGESVRTELAARGHVIDINKGSIANPVMIYLDLKTGMMYAAGDPRAGRHASAVE